Proteins from a genomic interval of Phlebotomus papatasi isolate M1 chromosome 3, Ppap_2.1, whole genome shotgun sequence:
- the LOC129807358 gene encoding uncharacterized protein LOC129807358 produces the protein MRKYKKKGERMAVSEIAVKKALEEVIQGIKSIREAAKTHGITKTTLGRRLKKLREQTKDKNTPDVLLHSGLKLLPSMNTKHSSRQIFTVTDEKLLTEYLIKCSKLSYGLTMEQLRRLAFGYAKHLGRFVPQTWEENKTAGSEWAAGFLKRNRTLSLRKPENTSLARNINYNKEHMTRFFDNLEEIMQQKMFPPHKIWNLDESGLSTVLQSPKVLAPAGVKQIGQAVSSERGQQVTFVGIINAAGQVVPPIYLFPRKIPREEYMEGSPEGSIAIFNGSGWMDEDAFLQTLIHVTKHTYPTKENPILLLLDNHASHCTVKAINFWRDNGIYMLSFPPYTTHKLQPLDISVFGPLKSKCKAVFHEWMSEHASASSASARITIHNVVRVSAKAIPSSFSEKNIKAGFAKAGIYPLNRDLILNELENLENIAPISSENLPLVQTLKVEQVSPETMKPSTSWQSIFSSPEDIRPLPNPVKNHSVKKTSRAISSTLLTSSPEKARRELIQIKKEKQVPCSCRKIKQESEKESKTKSVKRTEDFDDDSNVKYKKARKARMANKKKTH, from the exons ATGCGCAAATACAAGAAAAAGGGTGAGAGAATGGCAGTGTCCGAGATTGCTGTGAAAAAAGCATTGGAGGAGGTGATACAAGGAATAAAAAGCATCCGGGAAGCCGCCAAGACTCACGGTATTACGAAAACAACTCTTGGGAGAAGGCTGAAGAAATTGAGGGAGCAAACTAAGGATAAGAATACCCCTGATGTTTTACTTCACTCAGGACTGAAGCTATTGCCATCCATGAACACCAAGCATTCCAGTCGCCAAATATTCACAGTTACAGATGAAAAGCTGCTCACAGAATACTTAATAAAGTGTTCCAAATTGTCTTATGGCTTGACGATGGAGCAACTCAGAAGGCTAGCTTTTGGATACGCAAAACATCTGGGGAGGTTTGTTCCTCAGACTTGGGAGGAGAATAAAACAGCGGGAAGTGAATGGGCTGCGGGCTTTTTAAAGAGGAACCG GACACTGTCTCTCCGGAAGCCTGAGAACACCAGTCTTGCACGTAATATCAATTACAATAAAGAACACATGACACGCTTTTTTGACAATCTGGAAGAAATAATGCAGCAAAAAATGTTTCCTCCACACAAAATTTGGAACCTCGATGAATCAGGACTGAGTACTGTCCTCCAATCACCCAAGGTACTGGCACCAGCGGGTGTAAAGCAAATCGGTCAAGCTGTATCAAGTGAGAGGGGGCAGCAAGTAACATTTGTGGGTATTATTAATGCTGCTGGGCAAGTTGTACCCCCCATATACTTGTTTCCGCGGAAGATACCTCGTGAAGAGTATATGGAGGGAAGTCCAGAGGGTTCAATTGCGATATTTAACGGAAGTGGATGGATGGACGAGGATGCCTTCCTCCAAACTCTTATCCACGTTACGAAGCACACATATCCCACTAAGGAAAATCCCATCCTTCTTCTTCTGGATAATCACGCCTCCCATTGCACAGTAAAAGCTATAAACTTTTGGAGGGACAATGGGATCTACATGTTGTCATTTCCACCTTACACGACGCACAAACTTCAACCCTTAGATATATCTGTCTTCGGGCCATTGAAGTCGAAGTGCAAAGCAGTTTTCCACGAATGGATGTCTGAGCATGCTAGTGCTAGTAGTGCTAGTGCTAGGATAACGATCCACAATGTAGTTAGAGTCTCAGCAAAAGCAATACCCAGCAGCTTCTCCGAGAAAAATATTAAGGCTGGGTTCGCAAAGGCCGGAATATACCCATTGAATAGAGATCTTATCCTCAATGAAttggaaaatttagaaaacattgCTCCAATTTCTTCTGAAAATCttcctcttgtgcaaactttaaaAGTCGAGCAGGTGTCTCCAGAGACAATGAAACCATCAACGTCTTGGCAATCAATATTTTCTTCTCCTGAAGATATTCGACCTTTgcccaatcccgttaaaaaccATTCTGTCAAGAAAActtctcgagcaatatcctctacacttctaacaagttctccagaaaaggcaaggcgagagctcatccaaataaaaaaggaaaagcaggtaccatgcagttgtcgcaaaatcaaacaggaatccgaaAAAGAGTccaaaactaaaagtgtcaaaagAACTGAGGATTTTGATGATGATTCCAATGTTAAATATAAAAAAGCAAGGAAAGCTAGAATGGCAAATAAGAAGAAAACACATTAA